In the genome of Ignavibacteriales bacterium, one region contains:
- the porQ gene encoding type IX secretion system protein PorQ → MKKASSFLVLLLALSCQTIFAQSTYEFLRIDMSARAGALGGSFVSNNDDPNVIFYNPSGLKLIEESPVSFSFIKHLLDINLASLAYSTELENIGRFGAAVRYINYGSFQGATVDGQKTDEFGAGEVAFIVGYANTIDDNFYYGANAKYIYSGIADRSSSAIGFDLGVHYAIPSEMMNVGFSVLNLGAQISSYYETKEDLPLDVVIGVSKRLENLPVRLSLDFHKLNEDRDDFVQRLRAFSVGAEFTLSKVLKLRFGYDNERRKELKIGTTAGIAGFNVGVGALISGYTFDYGFSSLGLIGGLHRIGISTNI, encoded by the coding sequence ATGAAAAAGGCATCCTCATTTTTGGTTCTCCTGTTAGCACTTTCCTGCCAGACAATTTTTGCGCAGAGTACTTACGAATTTTTAAGAATTGATATGAGTGCCCGGGCGGGTGCATTGGGCGGAAGTTTTGTTTCTAACAATGACGATCCTAATGTTATTTTTTATAATCCTTCAGGATTAAAACTTATTGAAGAAAGTCCGGTTTCATTTTCATTTATTAAACATTTGTTGGATATAAATCTTGCCAGTCTTGCTTACTCAACAGAATTAGAGAATATTGGGAGATTTGGAGCTGCGGTCAGGTATATCAACTACGGTAGTTTTCAGGGAGCTACAGTAGACGGACAAAAGACCGATGAATTTGGCGCAGGTGAAGTAGCATTTATTGTTGGTTACGCAAATACAATCGATGATAATTTTTATTATGGTGCCAACGCAAAATATATTTATTCGGGAATTGCTGACAGATCTTCAAGTGCTATAGGATTTGATTTGGGTGTACACTACGCAATTCCAAGTGAGATGATGAACGTGGGATTTTCAGTATTAAATCTCGGTGCTCAAATATCTTCTTATTATGAAACTAAGGAAGATCTGCCTCTTGATGTTGTGATCGGTGTTTCAAAGCGGCTTGAAAATTTACCTGTAAGACTATCACTCGATTTTCATAAACTGAATGAAGACCGGGATGATTTTGTTCAAAGGTTAAGAGCATTTTCAGTCGGAGCAGAATTTACTCTGAGCAAAGTTTTGAAATTAAGATTCGGTTATGACAATGAAAGAAGAAAAGAACTTAAGATTGGAACCACAGCAGGCATAGCTGGATTTAATGTTGGTGTGGGCGCGCTAATATCCGGGTATACTTTTGATTATGGATTTTCTTCACTTGGGTTAATTGGTGGTCTTCACAGAATCGGCATTTCAACAAACATCTGA
- a CDS encoding T9SS type A sorting domain-containing protein, whose protein sequence is MYTRFLTFIIFSFIACASAQWQQEIRLTNDPSVSYLSYNNAHCIGVDGSSIHIVWWDGRDLDREIYYKNSFDFGQTWSEDTRLTNIVGWSEYPAIAVTGNYIHVVWQDDRDLAFHPEIYYKRSTDGGISWEQDKKLATDPSEPGLPSLAVAENTIHIVWIDLRDGNTEIYYKSSLDNGVTWLPDVRLTNDISISERSSIAVNNEKVFVVWQDERDNDKEIYFKKSSDNGNTWSGDIRLTNSAGESETPVIAANGENIYVVWSDSRDGVGNAEIFFKRSSDNGLTWSEDIKVKSSPVASNRPSLAVSSDFIHISWNEVWEVYYTRSSDNGTNWDSSYLISNSPSWTSENSSIALSDSAVHIIWMDQKSGNEDIYYIKNSTGNIITGINSIENQAPSQFLLSQNYPNPFNPVTRINYTIPANGFDQTKVILKVFDILGNEIATLVNEYKNTGSYTVEFDINSFHKIISSGMYFYTIETNHNKAVKKMILLK, encoded by the coding sequence ATGTATACAAGATTTCTGACCTTTATAATTTTCAGCTTTATTGCTTGTGCATCTGCACAATGGCAGCAGGAAATAAGATTAACAAATGATCCCTCAGTTTCTTATTTGTCATACAATAATGCTCATTGTATTGGGGTCGATGGTAGCTCAATACATATTGTATGGTGGGATGGTCGTGACCTGGATAGAGAAATCTACTATAAAAACTCATTCGATTTTGGACAAACCTGGAGTGAAGACACCCGCTTGACAAATATTGTAGGTTGGTCCGAGTATCCGGCTATAGCTGTGACTGGAAACTATATTCATGTTGTTTGGCAGGATGACCGGGATTTAGCTTTTCACCCTGAAATCTACTATAAAAGATCAACGGATGGAGGAATAAGTTGGGAGCAAGATAAAAAACTTGCAACAGATCCATCCGAGCCGGGCTTGCCTTCACTGGCAGTTGCAGAGAATACAATACATATTGTATGGATTGATTTACGTGATGGAAATACAGAAATATATTACAAAAGTTCTTTGGACAATGGAGTTACATGGTTACCCGATGTACGTTTGACAAATGATATTTCTATATCGGAAAGATCTAGTATAGCTGTTAACAATGAAAAAGTATTTGTGGTATGGCAGGATGAACGTGACAACGACAAGGAAATATATTTCAAAAAATCATCAGACAATGGTAATACTTGGTCGGGGGACATTCGATTAACGAACAGTGCCGGAGAATCTGAAACTCCTGTTATCGCAGCAAATGGCGAAAATATTTATGTCGTTTGGAGTGATAGCCGGGATGGGGTTGGTAATGCAGAAATATTCTTCAAAAGATCATCTGATAATGGTTTAACCTGGAGTGAAGATATAAAAGTTAAGAGTTCACCTGTTGCATCTAACAGACCTTCTTTAGCCGTATCCTCCGACTTTATTCACATAAGCTGGAATGAAGTATGGGAAGTCTATTATACTCGTTCTTCAGATAATGGTACCAACTGGGATTCCTCCTATTTGATTAGCAACAGTCCCTCCTGGACATCAGAAAATTCTTCCATAGCACTTTCTGATTCTGCTGTTCATATAATTTGGATGGATCAAAAATCCGGGAATGAAGATATATACTATATAAAAAATTCCACTGGTAATATTATAACCGGCATAAACTCGATTGAGAATCAGGCTCCGTCACAGTTTTTACTTTCTCAAAACTATCCGAATCCATTTAATCCGGTTACAAGAATAAATTATACAATACCCGCGAACGGCTTTGATCAAACCAAAGTAATACTAAAAGTTTTCGATATTCTCGGTAATGAAATAGCAACGCTTGTAAATGAATATAAGAACACAGGAAGTTACACGGTGGAATTCGACATAAACAGTTTTCACAAAATCATTTCAAGCGGGATGTATTTCTATACAATAGAGACAAATCATAATAAAGCCGTAAAAAAGATGATCTTATTAAAGTAA
- a CDS encoding response regulator transcription factor translates to MQDSPGHKSISIVEPNKFIKSAFEFLLQNESWIKLSGSFISIEEFANSDSSAVTDILICDLKDIASDEFLTVRSLRIQFPSMTIAAATTTNYDGLIIRAIINGVSGYVSKTTSGKEFLNALKFIASGYSPVTPQLAGGISDFIKKSRLYSNLDSCFLLYEEETLLAKFAEGKSFSTIAEELGTTVGTIGKEIRNLYNKVFKIAELKRSANISFKN, encoded by the coding sequence ATGCAAGATTCTCCCGGACACAAAAGCATTTCAATTGTTGAACCGAATAAGTTTATCAAAAGTGCGTTTGAATTTTTATTACAGAATGAATCGTGGATAAAACTTTCGGGTTCATTTATTTCAATAGAGGAATTTGCAAACTCCGATAGCAGTGCTGTTACCGATATACTGATATGTGACTTAAAAGATATTGCTTCAGATGAATTTTTAACTGTTAGATCGTTAAGGATACAATTTCCTTCAATGACTATTGCAGCCGCCACAACAACAAATTATGACGGGCTTATAATCAGGGCGATAATAAACGGTGTATCGGGATATGTTTCCAAAACTACGTCGGGGAAAGAATTTCTTAACGCATTAAAGTTTATTGCATCGGGTTATTCACCAGTCACACCTCAACTGGCAGGCGGCATTAGTGATTTTATAAAAAAGTCCAGGCTTTATTCAAATCTTGATTCGTGTTTTTTACTTTATGAAGAAGAAACACTACTCGCAAAATTTGCTGAAGGGAAATCATTTTCAACAATTGCTGAAGAATTAGGGACAACTGTGGGAACAATTGGAAAAGAAATCCGCAACCTCTATAACAAAGTATTTAAAATTGCAGAACTAAAAAGAAGTGCAAACATCTCATTTAAAAACTAA
- a CDS encoding response regulator transcription factor, with the protein MDSDSKKIFPINLLIVEDNKFIRSGWELVLGNSKDFKITGSFSNCEDALNSTVIPESDMILLDIGLPGMSGVDGIRHFKRINNDLIIVMCTVHEESTQIYNAICAGAVGYLLKKINPDELKRSLIDAYNGGSPMTPSVARKVIESFQSNVKSSDSQIVLTDRENEILQLMAKGKSYAAIADEVYLSVDGVYYHIRHIYEKLQVHSRAEAISVGLKKKLIPPFYQ; encoded by the coding sequence ATGGATAGTGACTCAAAAAAAATATTTCCCATTAATCTGCTAATTGTTGAAGACAACAAGTTTATTCGTAGCGGATGGGAACTTGTGCTGGGCAATTCAAAAGATTTTAAAATTACAGGTTCATTCTCTAACTGCGAAGATGCACTTAATTCTACAGTGATTCCTGAGTCAGATATGATTTTGCTTGATATAGGTTTACCCGGTATGTCAGGCGTTGATGGCATCAGGCATTTTAAACGAATTAATAATGACCTTATAATTGTGATGTGCACTGTGCATGAAGAAAGCACACAGATATACAATGCGATTTGTGCGGGTGCTGTCGGTTATCTGTTGAAAAAAATTAATCCGGATGAACTTAAGAGATCTTTAATTGATGCATACAACGGCGGGTCTCCTATGACACCAAGTGTCGCAAGAAAAGTAATTGAAAGTTTTCAATCAAATGTAAAAAGCTCCGATAGCCAAATAGTACTAACCGACAGAGAGAATGAAATTTTACAATTAATGGCTAAAGGAAAATCATATGCTGCAATTGCGGATGAAGTCTATCTTTCTGTTGATGGAGTTTATTACCATATCCGGCACATTTATGAAAAGTTGCAGGTGCACAGCAGGGCAGAAGCTATTTCAGTAGGACTTAAGAAGAAACTGATCCCGCCTTTCTATCAATAA
- a CDS encoding NADP-dependent isocitrate dehydrogenase produces MTAKIIWTKIDEAPALATYCLLPVVKSFTKGTGIEIETKDISLAGRIISNFPEYLSDEQKIPDYLTELGEIAKTPEANIIKLPNISASIPQLKEAIKELQEKGYKIPDYPEEPKNDEEKKLKERFAKVLGSAVNPVLREGNSDRRASSSVKKFAQKHPHKMMKSWPATGSMARVAHMTQKDFYGSEKSTTLNNADTVKIEFTDAKGNVTVLKENLKLLPREVIDASVMNVKELRNFYSAQIKEAKKDNVLLSLHLKATMMKISDPIMFGHAVSVYYKEALEKHADVLREIGANVNNGLMDVLDKLKKLPDEKRAEIETDINKVYEYQPELAMVDSRTGKTNLHVPNDVIVDASMPNVVRDGGKMWNRKDELKDCIAMIPDRCYATIYQAIIEDAKSNSQFDPATMGAVSNVGLMAQKAEEYGSHDKTFESKSEGTFRVVNAEGKILLEQKVETGDIFRMCQTKDEPIKDWVKLAVNRARASSSPAIFWLDENRAHDREIISKVKKYLPEHDTNGLEIKILKPVDAMKFTLERVRKGLDTISVTGNVLRDYLTDLFPILELGTSARMLSIVPLLNGGGLFETGAGGSAPKHVQQLQKENHLRWDSLGEYCALVPSLEMIFEKTGNKKAALLAETLDAAIGKYLENSRYPSRKAGEIDNRGSSFYLAMYWAEALALQSKDDELKNRFSKISSELKKHEEQIVNDLISVQGKQADLGGYYMPDDNKTSAVMRPSPTLNKIIDEM; encoded by the coding sequence ATGACCGCAAAAATAATCTGGACCAAAATCGATGAGGCACCGGCACTCGCTACCTACTGTCTGCTTCCTGTAGTTAAATCTTTTACAAAAGGAACCGGAATTGAAATCGAAACGAAAGACATCTCACTTGCCGGCAGGATCATTTCTAATTTTCCTGAATATCTTTCCGATGAACAAAAAATACCCGACTACCTTACTGAGCTTGGTGAAATTGCAAAAACACCTGAAGCTAATATTATTAAACTGCCAAATATAAGTGCATCAATTCCCCAGTTAAAGGAAGCGATAAAAGAATTACAGGAAAAAGGATATAAGATTCCTGATTATCCTGAAGAACCAAAAAATGATGAAGAAAAAAAATTAAAAGAACGATTCGCCAAAGTTCTAGGTTCAGCGGTTAACCCTGTATTGAGGGAAGGAAACTCAGACAGAAGAGCTTCATCATCGGTTAAAAAATTTGCTCAGAAACATCCCCATAAAATGATGAAATCCTGGCCTGCAACAGGATCAATGGCTCGTGTCGCGCACATGACTCAGAAAGATTTTTATGGTTCAGAAAAATCAACAACACTTAATAATGCTGATACGGTTAAAATAGAATTCACTGACGCTAAAGGTAATGTGACTGTTCTGAAAGAAAATCTTAAACTTCTGCCCCGTGAAGTTATTGATGCATCTGTGATGAATGTGAAAGAACTAAGAAACTTTTATTCGGCTCAGATTAAAGAAGCAAAAAAAGATAATGTACTTCTATCGCTTCACCTGAAAGCAACAATGATGAAGATAAGCGATCCGATCATGTTCGGGCATGCAGTTTCTGTTTATTATAAAGAAGCTCTTGAAAAACATGCTGATGTACTTCGTGAGATCGGCGCAAATGTAAATAACGGGTTGATGGATGTGCTTGACAAACTGAAAAAACTTCCTGACGAAAAACGTGCTGAAATAGAGACAGATATTAATAAAGTTTATGAATATCAGCCGGAACTTGCTATGGTTGATTCAAGAACAGGTAAAACAAATCTGCATGTTCCGAATGATGTAATTGTTGATGCATCAATGCCTAATGTTGTACGAGACGGCGGCAAAATGTGGAACAGAAAAGATGAACTAAAGGATTGCATAGCGATGATACCTGACAGGTGCTACGCAACAATTTACCAGGCAATTATTGAAGATGCGAAATCCAACAGTCAGTTTGATCCGGCAACAATGGGTGCTGTTTCTAATGTTGGACTGATGGCTCAGAAAGCTGAAGAGTACGGTTCGCACGATAAAACTTTTGAATCAAAGAGTGAAGGGACTTTCCGTGTTGTGAATGCGGAAGGGAAAATTTTACTGGAACAAAAAGTTGAAACGGGCGATATATTTAGAATGTGTCAGACTAAAGATGAGCCAATTAAAGACTGGGTCAAACTTGCAGTGAACCGTGCAAGAGCTTCATCATCGCCCGCAATTTTCTGGCTTGATGAAAACAGAGCACACGACAGGGAAATAATTTCGAAAGTAAAAAAATATTTGCCGGAACATGACACAAATGGATTGGAAATTAAAATTCTTAAACCTGTTGATGCAATGAAATTCACTCTTGAAAGAGTAAGAAAAGGTCTTGATACAATTTCTGTAACAGGAAATGTTTTAAGAGATTATCTGACTGATCTGTTCCCGATACTCGAGCTCGGGACGAGTGCAAGAATGCTTTCAATTGTTCCGCTTTTAAACGGCGGAGGATTATTTGAAACAGGAGCGGGAGGTTCAGCACCAAAGCATGTTCAGCAGCTTCAGAAAGAAAATCACTTGAGGTGGGATTCGTTAGGCGAATATTGTGCTCTCGTACCATCACTCGAAATGATCTTTGAAAAAACGGGGAATAAAAAAGCAGCCTTACTTGCGGAAACATTAGATGCTGCTATCGGGAAATATTTAGAAAACTCAAGATATCCATCCCGTAAAGCAGGAGAAATAGATAATCGTGGAAGTTCATTTTATCTTGCTATGTACTGGGCGGAAGCTTTAGCTCTGCAGAGTAAAGATGATGAGTTAAAAAACAGATTCTCCAAAATATCTTCTGAATTGAAAAAACATGAAGAGCAGATTGTAAATGATCTTATATCTGTGCAGGGTAAGCAAGCAGATCTCGGTGGTTATTATATGCCCGATGATAATAAAACATCAGCGGTTATGAGACCGAGTCCAACATTAAACAAAATAATTGACGAAATGTAA
- a CDS encoding T9SS type A sorting domain-containing protein produces MLKKFFFLLVFSVCPLIYSQWSLQNPLPAGNTLYSVKFIDDNTGWIVGGSTTSPASFNIIQKTTDGGTNWVPQTSGSVYNLYSSFFIDDQTGFAVGYSGHIIKTTDGGTTWNPKSSGGSQFLLSVFFASPDSGWIIGSSGTIINTTDAGETWNPQFSGTSTGLRSVYFVNSSVGWIAGESGIIFKTTNGGMDWMPQSSGTSEILFSVFFVSDEIGFVSGTNGTILKTTDGGINWSPKTSGVSSNLWSLEFISSQSGWSAGTNGTILHTTDSGENWSAQETGSVELLISICLKGDKGWCVGDGGVILHTTNGGVTGIDEENSLLNKFELSQNYPNPFNPSTKIMYTVADAYYASLAWVTLKVYDILGNEVATLVNEYKPSGNYEVEFNAAKQASGVYYYQLKVGNFIETKKMILLK; encoded by the coding sequence ATGTTAAAAAAGTTTTTCTTTCTTTTAGTTTTTAGTGTCTGCCCGCTTATTTATTCGCAATGGTCGTTACAAAATCCGCTGCCGGCAGGTAACACTCTCTACTCAGTAAAATTTATAGATGATAATACCGGGTGGATAGTCGGCGGCAGTACAACAAGCCCGGCATCATTCAACATTATCCAAAAAACAACAGACGGCGGTACGAACTGGGTTCCGCAAACCAGCGGATCGGTATATAATTTATACTCATCATTTTTTATTGACGACCAAACCGGTTTTGCTGTGGGATACTCAGGTCATATAATTAAAACCACCGATGGCGGAACTACGTGGAATCCTAAGTCAAGCGGTGGTTCGCAATTCCTGCTTTCAGTGTTTTTTGCATCACCCGATTCAGGATGGATAATAGGGTCATCGGGAACAATAATTAACACAACAGATGCAGGTGAAACATGGAATCCGCAATTCAGCGGCACATCAACCGGATTGCGATCCGTGTATTTTGTTAACTCATCTGTTGGATGGATTGCTGGTGAAAGCGGAATCATTTTCAAAACTACAAATGGCGGTATGGATTGGATGCCTCAGTCGAGCGGCACATCGGAAATATTATTTTCAGTTTTTTTTGTATCGGATGAGATTGGTTTTGTTTCCGGCACTAACGGAACAATATTAAAGACAACTGATGGAGGCATTAACTGGTCACCTAAAACAAGCGGAGTTTCCAGCAATCTCTGGTCGCTGGAATTTATTAGTTCTCAATCAGGATGGTCTGCGGGCACTAACGGAACAATTTTACATACAACAGACTCAGGTGAAAACTGGTCGGCGCAGGAAACAGGAAGTGTTGAATTGCTTATTTCAATTTGCCTGAAAGGAGATAAAGGCTGGTGTGTAGGAGATGGAGGAGTCATTCTTCACACAACGAACGGCGGAGTGACGGGTATTGATGAAGAAAATTCTTTATTAAACAAATTTGAGCTATCCCAAAACTACCCAAACCCATTCAACCCAAGCACAAAGATTATGTACACCGTAGCGGACGCATACTATGCGTCCCTGGCGTGGGTAACGCTCAAAGTATACGACATACTCGGCAATGAAGTAGCTACACTTGTAAATGAATACAAACCCTCAGGAAATTATGAAGTTGAATTTAATGCCGCAAAACAGGCAAGCGGAGTATACTACTATCAATTGAAGGTTGGTAATTTTATCGAAACGAAAAAAATGATTCTTCTAAAATAA